A segment of the Hemicordylus capensis ecotype Gifberg chromosome 6, rHemCap1.1.pri, whole genome shotgun sequence genome:
CGCAGAATTCACAAAACCATGGCCCACCAAACTGCATTTCCAGGAGAGGgagcctctcctgctgctcagcctccTAGGCAGATCCTAGCAAGTTCCATGGCCTGGCTGTGGGCAAAGTATCACCAAGTTAGTGGAGCAGCCACAATTGGCCACAATCTGGAAAGGGATGTGCCAAGCATGATCATGTATTTTCGGAGTGGTCATTGGCATGGAGagggcatttaaagccctttaaatggtatgccatgccagcgcttcttctgCCAGTGAGGGCACCACTGCCACCCAAGTATCCCTGCACCctgatagtcccacacaagcatggaTTCTGGAGGGTTTGGGGTCCGGGGGTGGTTGGAATTCCACTTTAATTAAGGGGGGGACATGGAaacttcctaggagggggtaTATAGATGAAGAacagcaaaggatgctgggagatgctgggagtATGTTGTCCCCTGTGACCTTGAACGATGTCAGGAGGGGTgactccagcaaagcagtccacgCAGACCCGACTGAAATCTGCTGTCAGGAAGCTTGCTGACGAGTgggctagccctctcatgagagggccagtctactggggaaggcTGTGCTCAATAAATAGCAGTGCCCCACCCATGGACTGTGAGCTCACGGGTTGAACCAGCCCACTCACCCACCAGTGCACCCAAGGCAGCCTCACTtatgtggggcccccaactctctatGGTGAAAAATAGAACAGTTTCCCCTAAACATCCACACTGTCATTCCCTGTGAAGAAGGTCCATGCATCATTGCCTGGACGCATAtgtggactggggggggggtggacagcAGGGTGGCCATCCCAAGGCATTGGCAGGCACACACATGTCAGCATGGGCAGATGGACTGGCAGGGGGCACATTTTCATAGCAGCTTAGACacagtccccaagacaaggaaagcaatCTCTGGGGTACCTCTCCCCATGACTTCCCTCGACACACCTCTAtttagagcccccatggcctgacaatCTGACAGTCTTATGAGGGAGGTGTCAGTGGGAAAGGGGGATGTTTTACCATCAGGCACCATGACTGAATTTGCTCAgcagttctctcccctcccctctgatggccCTTCTCATGTGTGGATGCATCCCCATGGCCTTTTGCTCTCATGATTGAGCATTGTCAGGGGGTCCTATCTTTGGGAAAGGATTTCAGGCTACCACTACTGACCCTGGAgactggccttgatcatgagtaaacCTGAGGAGCAAAAACCTCCAAGAGGGGAGAGAGCTTCCCTCCCCTTCCAGAACCTTTCTGTCAAAAGAATAGAATGTGGCTGCCCAGAAATCTCTGCTGGGGGCTCCCTTTTGAACCCTTCCCATAGCTCCCCCACACACTCATACTACCATTTGTGTGGATGGGGGAGACACTGGGTTCTTCAACAGACCTTTTAGTATGTTCAAAGTTCTCAGGCTTGAGCTGTTAAGGCGCTGTATACAGATCTCCTGGTGCGAAGATTCCCAGGAAAGGAGAGCCTCATTTTCCACTTGAAAATCATTGCAAAATCATGATTATGGTGGCACCCGGAGTCGGACATAACACCTCTGTGGCCAAACCCCAGGTCTCAGCGGCGAAActttgtgcaaaccgaaggttcaatgTGGAGTTTGTCAGGGGAAACCAGAAGTTGCTTTTGGCTAGTAACTGTGGTTTCACTCAttgacagctggtcttgtgggagcaagcatgacttgaccccatagctaagcagggtctgccctggttgcatctgaatgggagacttgatgtgtgagcactgcaagatattcccctcaggggatgaagccgctctgggaagagcagaaggtttcaagttccctccctggcttctccaagatagggctgagagagattcctgcctgcaaccttggagaagccactgccagtctgtgaagacaagactgagctagataaaccagtggtctgactcagtatatggcagttcctatgttcctaaacgtACTacagttacaaccttggccacGTTTAACTGCAGTTATCCGTTGCATGTGAACCCAgccaaagtaatcttatatacaTTTAACTAAGCATTTATTCAGAAACATCTcaatttcctcctttccctcccctttcctttctgagtcctccccccactctctacaggattcccaccaggggaaacttctaaacaacaaaacgtaAAAGCTACTGGATAGAATAAAACAAACCTGCAGTTTCCCACTGCAGAATTACATAATCTGTAGGGACTACACCGCTTTATTCTGGAAAGGATATAAACATGCTGGGTATCATATAAACTAGAGACAAACCCTGTTGAACATGCAAGCACATCTCCTCCTCATAATTCAAGGATGCTTAATCCAACATCTGCAACACCCTGAAGGGGGACGTCTCTATCCTCTACTCCTGGGAAAATATACCCATATACTCTACATATTATTTTCTCCAGTTTGATATATCCCATGGCACCACGTAAGTAACTGTTCTATACTGATGTTGAGCATACAATATAATAACAAGAGTATGCCAGATATCTTTACAAATGAGGGAATTTTTACCCTTAGAAAATGTGAGATATAAAGAACATTGGCAGTCACCAATGTGGTAACAGAGTGAAATCATAAAAATGAAGAACAGAAACCCGGACATGGAAGTGTCTCATTCATATCCTTCAGATGCCTTACCTTGGTAGTTACATGCAAGAGGAGCTGTGAGTTGACCACCAGCAAAGTTATGCTGGAACTATTTAAGGTCCTTAATAATTAGATTTGTGCAATTATGGAACAATTTCCCTAGATTGTATTCAAAAGCTTAACACACAGTATAAACTAGATTTATTTAATACTATAGTTATACCTTAAAATATTTCTCTAAAAAGCTATGGCAAGACAACTTTGTAGCACGATTAGATGAAATTAGGAAATACACCATTGGATTTTTTCTGATACTTCAGCTTTGGCCCATTGGATGCAAACATGCTTTTTTCCAGTTGTGCTTGACATTGAAGATTCCCAccctttaattagatattgtcACAAATAGAAGCAATATATTAGAATCATGCAATTAACACTTCCAACTTAAAACATATATTGGGGGGGAGGCTTTTCCCACAATAGGTTTTATTATGTTAAAGTATAAGAATAGCATATTAGGTCTGACTGATTGCTATTTGGGGGGCCAACAAGGAACAGTCCCTTAGGTCAGGTTGACCAGCTTGCCTTATCcctccacacacaaacacttagGACTGCAAACCACATGACAAAACATGTTTGCAGCTGGCATGAGATTCAAAAGCAGCCTAACAATTCGCACAGAGCATCATTGTTATGGGTGTTTGGATGATCATGTCAGGTAAGAAATGGCATTACTGTGAATCAGATTACAAAATTCAATTTACATATTCCTGTTTGATGGAGATCTGCCAGAGACCTTTCATCATGGTAGCTAAATTGAGCCAATGGGTCAGAGGCAAGGATACAGCCATagttagtggtagagcatctgctttgcatacagaaagtcccaggttcattctctgtcatctccaggtagggtaggaaaagactcctgcctgaaaccttggagagctgctgctgattagtgtagacaatactgagctagatggactaagtgTCTGActctggcagtttcctatgatcctatgttcaGTATGCCACTGAATGCGAGTTCCTAGTGGCCTTCatgccctgtttgtgggcttcctagaaatGTCTAGCTGTCTCTATGCGGAAaatgatgctggactaaatagaccATAGGTTTGATCCAGGAGGGCTCTTGATACATTTTCATGTTCTTATAAAGAGCAGTTTTCTTTCTCATTGAAGCATTTGAGCACCCATAGGTccttttcagcctactttccgGTAGGTTTATTATCTATTGTAAGGTTGTCAATGACCAGGGGAATCTTGGCTcactttatatttttaaaataattttaacctACCGAAATGACTGGAAAGATGACAAGACATCCATGTGGAACCTCAAGAGTCAATTCAACTTAAATATGTGTAGCTTTTTATTGTGTTCCTTTAACAGATGATAAAGTATTTTCTAGGTCTATACAGGGGTGGCCGGAGACATTTTGTTGCCTAAAGCAAAGGACAATATTATGCGCACCCCTGTCTGCGGTAGATGTTCCCATGGTGATGGCCCACACCTGAGGTGATCTCATTATGGAAGGGCCAATGCTGGGTCTACATAGTCTGCACTCTTGAGCCACCAGAGaaggaaactggggggggggggcagggggaattgTGTAATTTacctgcatttttctttttaaagtaaatCATTCTCTTTTTACTCATTTAAACTCCATTTCATGTTTTGTTTCTTTACCAGCAGATGCAGTCCATGAGACATACCCAAGAAGGAAACCAAACACTGGCAACACATTTCCTCCTTCTAGGATTTGGGGATCTCCTGGGTCTGCAGATTATCGTCTTCCTAATTTTTCTCATAATCTACATTGTGACTATGGCTGGAAACATTCTCATCATTGTGCTAGTTGTATCTGATCAACATCTTCACACCCCCATGTACTTTTTCCTGACAAACTTGTCCTGCTTGGAGACCTGCTATAGCTCAGCTATTCTGCCTAGAATGCTGGCCAGCCTCCTAACTGGGGATAGAACCATTTCTGTGGGGGGATGCATGATCCAGTTCTGGGTCTTTGGATTCTTAGCAGCAACTGAGTGTTACCTTCTGGCAGTGATGTCTTACGATCGGTATCTTGCGGTATGCAAACCATTGCACTATGTATCCCTAATGAACAGCCACTTCTGCGTCCAGTTAGTGCTTGTGTCTTGGCTAAGTGGCTCTTTTATTGTCACCACAATTTTGCTCATAATGTCACAGTTACGCTTTTGTGCCCCATGTGAAATAGACCACTTCTTTTGTGATTTCCTGCCATTGATACAACACCTCTGCAGTGGTGCCCCCCTTCTGATACTGTCTGGCTTCATAACCACCTCTGTGTTAACGATCCCCCCATTCCTGCTTACCCTTACTTCTTACACATACATCATCACTACCATTCTAAGAATCCCATCCactggggggaggaagaaggccTTTTCTACCTGTTCCTCTCACCTCACTGTAGTCACCATATTTTATGGGACGTTAATAGTGGTGTACATGCTCCCAAACACTAACAGAATGAACAAAATTGTATCTCTCTTCTACACCATCTTAACACCTCTAGCCAATCCTCTTATTTACAGCTTGAGAAATAAAGAGGTAAGCAAATCCCTAAGGAGAGCCATCAGCAAATGTGTGCGAACTCAGAAACTGACAACTTTCTAATTAAAGTCAGTAGCCTGACAAATGaagcagcactggtgcttctggagAGTTCCAGACCAATGCAGCACCATGAACCCTATCCCAACATTTCTTAATCTTCAGGCAATGGCACCACATATGCAAATAAGTACCAATTCTTCCACATCTTCTCCAACATTTTGGTGGAAGAGTAATATTATTCCCTATAATCATAATTGTGTTCTTTGCCatcttattattttaatattttgttctCTCATGGAAGTTAAAGCTCTCAGATTTCCAAATCTCATCCCCTGTTTCAGGACCTAAGTTATTACCCAAAGCCAATTCAATTTTTCAACTTTTCCAGCTTCCCAATATTTTTTTACTAATCATTTGCATAAATTAGAAATTAATCCCTTTGTACTACAGGTACAATTTGATAGTTAAATTTTCAAATTCTGTATAtgttaaatatttgttgtaaattATTAGACCTAATCAAATAAATGGCTAATTTGGAAATATATGGAATTGATCCTTGTACTAGTTTTCTCAGACATAGTCTTACTAATGATATTTGTTTCAGATATCAAGTTATAAAAATAATagttgacatcctaacaaagtgcttgtgcagcagagtcacattccagATTAAAGTGTGATGCACATGAGGGAGGaaccatctccccttccttctgcagatgcccatgcaacttaaaaatatatccttgagCCTCAGGGCCCTCTCCAatgtacaggtaggaagtgtgcTACTGTGTATGTGTTgaagataatgtgtgaataactgtacgtgTGAATTCTTctaatattttcttcttctttttctttctgaaaaaagaaaagcttCCAAACAAGTCCTCAGTTCCATTGTGGCTCATACTTCATCTCCAACCCTTTTCAGTGCCTTCAGTGTATCTTAATTAAGTATGACAGTAAAGCTATGGGGAGTTTGACATACGCAATTACAACCTTTGGGAACAACTTAAATAGCATGATGTTTTATTACTATCAGGAGATCTTGTACAACTATCATAAGATGgtttaggaaggaacatagggagttgataccattggtccatctagctcagtctactcaactttggccttcctgcagatgttggcctac
Coding sequences within it:
- the LOC128331570 gene encoding olfactory receptor 11A1-like, producing the protein MANRMQSMRHTQEGNQTLATHFLLLGFGDLLGLQIIVFLIFLIIYIVTMAGNILIIVLVVSDQHLHTPMYFFLTNLSCLETCYSSAILPRMLASLLTGDRTISVGGCMIQFWVFGFLAATECYLLAVMSYDRYLAVCKPLHYVSLMNSHFCVQLVLVSWLSGSFIVTTILLIMSQLRFCAPCEIDHFFCDFLPLIQHLCSGAPLLILSGFITTSVLTIPPFLLTLTSYTYIITTILRIPSTGGRKKAFSTCSSHLTVVTIFYGTLIVVYMLPNTNRMNKIVSLFYTILTPLANPLIYSLRNKEVSKSLRRAISKCVRTQKLTTF